The Penicillium oxalicum strain HP7-1 chromosome VI, whole genome shotgun sequence genome window below encodes:
- a CDS encoding Acyl-protein thioesterase 1, producing MAARNPYVVPALTKHTATVIMAHGLGDSMSLAQNWRRRGKFNEVAFIFPNAPSIPITVNFGMSMPGWYDIANLGRDLDFQKNARSQDEPGILRSREYFNSLIKQEMDKGIKPSRIVLGGFSQGGAMSVFTGVTGTEKIGGVFGLSCYLLLSDRIKTFVPENWPNKNTPFFLAHGEDDEVVNFAYGERSAEMLKEIGLEDVSFNKYPDLGHSADPDEIADLEKFLEKTIPPEGDGQATAGL from the exons ATGGCAGCCCGGAATCCTTACGTGGTCCCTGCTCTCACCAAGCACACTGCGACCGTTATCATGGCCCACGGGCTGGGCGATTC GATGTCTCTGGCCCAAAATTGGCGTCGGCGCGGCAAATTCAACGAGGTCGCCTTCATTTTCCCTAATGCGCCCAGCATTCCCATTACAGTG AACTTTGGCATGTCCATGCCCGGATGGTACGATATTGCCAATTTAGGCCGCGAC CTCGACTTCCAAAAAAACGCTCGCAGCCAAGATGAACCCGGTATCCTACGATCGCGCGAATATTTCAACTCGTTGATCAAGCAGGAAATGGACAAGGGCATCAAGCCGTCTCGCATCGTCCTGGGCGGGTTTTCCCAAGGAGGTGCCATGTCTGTCTTCACCGGTGTTACCGGTACGGAGAAAATCGGCGGGGTGTTTGGTCTCTCATGCTATCTCCTGTTGAGCGACCGGATCAAGACCTTTGTCCCGGAGAACTGGCCCAACAAAAACACGCCGTTCTTCTTGGCGCACGGTGAGGATGACGAGGTCGTCAACTTTGCGTATGGCGAACGCTCAGCAGAGATGCTCAAGGAAATTGGCCTCGAGGACGTCTCGTTTAACAAGTATCC CGACCTGGGACACTCTGCGGACCCCGACGAGATTGCCGACCTTGAGAAATTCCTGGAGAAGACCATTCCCCCCGAGGGCGATGGGCAGGCGACGGCTGGACTAtga
- a CDS encoding putative lactate 2-monooxygenase, whose amino-acid sequence MSDETYGNYQNEIYGKGSLMGILPSVTTDPRLLEGKARKALGERSFNYVAGGAGEKATMDSNRLAFRQWKLLPRMLRNMDEQDVSVELFGRKYKNPLLMAPIGVQGIFHEDKEAGLAQVCEEVGVPYIMSTASTSTIEEVAAASNDGDRWYQLYWPHDDDVTISLLSRAQAAGFSVLVVTLDTWSLGWRPADLDNGYVPFIKGVGCQVGFSDPVFRAKFEDANGCKIEDDIVSASRAWLSHIASGRAHTWEELALLRKHWAGPIVLKGIQHVDDAKKALEYGCNGIVVSNHGGRQVDGAIGSLDVLPEIVDAVGDQMTVLFDSGVRTGVDVIKALALGAKAVLVGRPVIYGLGIGGRDGAKQVFKGLLADFWQSMGLAGIRTVADCNRTVIRKVQHGGDVKAML is encoded by the exons ATGTCCGACGAAACGTATGGGAACTATCAGAATGAGATCTACGGGAAGGGCTCTCTCATGGGCATCCTGCCCAGTGTGACGACGGATCCCCGGTTACTCGAGGGGAAAGCTCGCAAGGCTCTTGGAGAGCGGTCCTTCAACTATGTTGCTGGGGGTGCGGGAGAGAAAGCAACGATGGATAGTAACCGACTGGCGTTTCGACAATGGAAACT TTTGCCGCGGATGCTACGGAAT ATGGATGAACAGGATGTCTCCGTCGAGCTATTCGGCCGAAAGTACAAAAATCCGCTGCTAATGGCTCCCATTGGCGTGCAGGGGATCTTCCACGAAGACAAGGAGGCGGGATTGGCGCAAGTTTGCGAGGAGGTTGGTGTGCCGTATATCATGAGCACAGCCTCCACAAGCACCATTGAAGAAGTCGCGGCAGCAAGCAATGACGGAGATCGATGGTACCAGTTGTACTGGCCTCACGACGACGACGTTACCATTTCCCTGTTGAGCCGAGCCCAGGCGGCCGGCTTTTCCGTGCTTGTGGTCACCCTCGATACGTGGAGTCTAGGGTGGCGACCGGCCGATCTAGACAATGGCTATGTGCCGTTCATCAAGGGAGTTGGGTGCCAAGTTGGCTTCAGTGATCCAGTCTTCAGGGCCAAATTCGAGGATGCCAATGGATGCAAGATTGAAGACGACATTGTGAGTGCCTCGCGAGCGTGGCTCAGCCATATCGCGTCAGGTCGCGCGCATACATGGGAAGAACTGGCCCTGCTACGCAAACATTGGGCCGGGCCAATCGTGTTGAAGGGAATTCAGCACGTTGATGATGCCAAGAAGGCATTGGAGTACGGATGCAACGGGATTGTGGTCTCAAACCATGGTG GCCGCCAAGTTGATGGGGCGATCGGATCTCTGGACGTTCTACCAGAAATCGTCGATGCGGTGGGTGACCAAATGACGGTGCTCTTTGACTCGGGAGTTCGCACAGGTGTCGATGTGATCAAGGCACTTGCGTTGGGTGCCAAAGCGGTCCTAGTGGGCCGACCGGTGATCTACGGGTTGGGAATTGGTGGACGCGACGGGGCCAAACAGGTCTTCAAAGGCCTCCTCGCCGATTTCTGGCAAAGCATGGGCTTGGCAGGGATTCGTACGGTGGCTGATTGTAACCGAACCGTGATACGCAAGGTGCAGCACGGAGGCGATGTCAAGGCAATGCTATAG
- a CDS encoding putative transporter, protein MSKDPSKPEPRQPEHDLADEISSVPTVEEEKIERNLMRKIDLHILPFVVLLYLFSFLDRVNIGNARLYGLEEDLGLVGNQYQVAVSILFVTYCLFEVPSNLVIKKLTPSRYIAVISVLWGMIATLTGICQSYGGLLACRVLLGVVEAGLFPGLMTYLTLFYSKREIALRTGYLFSSAALAGACGGLLAYGIGFMDGISGLRGWRWIMIIEGIPTVIMGVITWFFLADEPDTAYYLDEDERALVVRRRSRYVGQTASAQKFHWADVKEGALDWKIYAFSIGQFAVDTMLYGYSTFLPTIIKGMGRWSIPEVQALTIPCYGLGAIVYLIVAWLSDRTQRRALFICLFSVISVIGYGILISDASAGVHYFGALLVALGLYVTVGLPLAWLPTNLPRYGKRTFATGLQLTFGNISGVMAPFLYKNAEGPRFIRGNAVTLALVGFAGILYGMMWLYLNAVNKRRARGLYDEKIVSLSEAEIQELGDRNPRFRYST, encoded by the exons ATGTCGAAGGATCCGTCAAAGCCCGAGCCAAGGCAGCCGGAGCATGACCTGGCAGATGAGATCAGCTCAGTCCCGActgtcgaggaagagaagattGAAAGAAATCtgatgaggaagattgaTTTACATATCCTTCCTTTTGTGGTGCTGCTCTATTTGTTCAGTTTCCTGGATCGCG TGAACATTGGAAACGCGCGACTCTACGGCCTGGAAGAGGATCTGGGTTTGGTTGGCAACCAGTATCAAGTTGCCGTGTCGATCTTATTCGTCACTTACTGT CTCTTCGAAGTGCCATCCAATTTGGTCATCAAGAAATTGACACCGTCGCGTTACATTGCGGTCATCTCCGTCTTATGGGGGATGATTGCCACTCTCACGGGAATCTGTCAGAGCTATGGTGGTCTCCTGGCTTGTCGTGTTCTGCTCGGCGTCGTTGAGGCGGGGCTGTTCCCCGGTTTGATGACTTACCTGACCCTTTTCTACAGCAAGAGGGAAATTGCTCTGCGAACGGGGTACCTCTTCAGCAGTGCCGCCCTCGCAGGCGCATGTGGTGGTCTCCTCGCCTACGGGATTGGTTTCATGGACGGTATTTCCGGACTCCGTGGATGGCGTTGGATCATGATTATTGAAGGAATTCCCACCGTGATCATGGGCGTGATCACTTGGTTCTTTTTGGCGGATGAGCCAGACACGGCATACTACCTCGACGAAGACGAAAGAGCACTCGTCGTCCGTCGCCGCAGCCGCTACGTGGGCCAGACGGCATCCGCGCAGAAATTCCACTGGGCAGATGTCAAAGAGGGCGCACTGGACTGGAAAATCTATGCTTTTTCTATCGGGCAGTTTGCCGTGGATACCATGTTGTACGGGTACAGTACCTTTTTGCCCACGATCATCAAGGGGATGGGTCGCTGGTCTATCCCCGAGGTGCAAGCCTTGACGATCCCCTGTTATGGCCTCGGGGCAATTGTCTATCTCATTGTGGCTTGGCTGAGTGATCGCACTCAGCGTCGAGCATTGTTCATCTGCCTCTTCAGTGTCATCTCGGTCATTGGATATGGTATTCTCATCAGTGACGCTTCCGCGGGGGTGCACTACTTTGGTGCCTTGTTGGTGGCCCTGGGCCTGTACGTTACGGTCGGACTTCCGCTCGCCTGGCTGCCCACGAACCTGCCTCGATACGGAAAGCGCACATTTGCCACCGGACTACAGCTCACATTCGGCAACATCAGCGGTGTCATGGCCCCTTTTCTATACAAAAACGCAGAAGGGCCTCGATTCATTCGTGGCAACGCAGTCACCCTGGCCTTGGTGGGATTTGCTGGTATTCTCTACGGCATGATGTGGCTCTACTTGAACGCTGTGAACAAGCGCCGCGCTCGGGGGCTTTATGATGAGAAGATTGTCTCTTTATCCGAGGCGGAGATTCAGGAGCTTGGAGATCGTAACCCGCGCTTTCGATACAGCACTTGA
- a CDS encoding Nascent polypeptide-associated complex subunit beta, with product MDHAKLAKMQQSVRIARRRTLKKSENSSVHLRHTQRLLTSPSPCISPDSHYLSLRHTSIRRIHPGAKEFLTNLLFSPHTRGKGTPRRKVKKVHRTADADDKKLQATLKKLNVQPVQGIEEVNMFKEDGNVIHFGAPRVHGSVPSNTFALYGHGEEKELTELVPGILNQLGPDSLASLRKLAESYQNMQKAQGQKDDEEDDIPDLVEGENFESKVE from the exons ATGGATCACGCCAAGTTGGCTAAGATGCAGCAGAGCGTGCGCATTG CCCGACGCCGCACACTGAAGAAATCGGAGAACAGTTCAGTGCATCTTCGACACACGCAGCGATTACTGACCTCGCCGAGCCCTTGCATCTCCCCGGACTCTCACTATCTCTCCCTCCGACACACCTCTATCAGGCGCATCCACCCAGGAGCAAAAGAATTCCTCACTAACTTGCTGTTTTCTCCACACACCAGAGGCAAGGGTACTCCCCGccgcaaggtcaagaaggtGCACCGCAccgccgatgccgatgacaAGAAGCTCCAGGCCACCCTCAAGAAGCTGAACGTCCAGCCCGTCCAGGGTATTGAGGAGGTCAACATGTTCAAGGAGGACGGCAACGTCATCCACTTCGGTGCTCCCCGCG TCCACGGTTCCGTCCCCTCCAACACCTTCGCTCTCTACGGCCACGGTGAGGAGAAGGAGCTCACCGAGCTCGTCCCCGGTATCCTGAACCAGCTCGGCCCCGACAGCCTTGCCTCCCTCCGCAAGCTCGCCGAGTCTTACCAGAACATGCAGAAGGCCCAGGGCCAgaaggacgacgaggaggatgacaTCCCCGATTTGGTCGAGGGTGAGAACTTCGAGAGCAAGGTCGAGTAA